The Sphingobacterium bambusae genome includes a window with the following:
- the nadB gene encoding L-aspartate oxidase yields the protein MAHRKVDFLIIGSGIAGLSFALKAASLGKVLIITKSNEDESNTKYAQGGVAAVVDKSDSFEKHIVDTEVAGDGLCHPQIVENVVKEAPERIKELIDYGTNFDKVDEGHYDLAREGGHSKHRILHYKDITGYEIERALLEQVHAHPNIEMLTHYFAVDLITQHHKGVHVDKGTPDITCYGLYALDTRTSRIETFLSRVTLMASGGAGHVYASTTNPTIATGDGIAMVYRAKGKVRNMEFIQFHPTSLYNPKESPAFLISEAVRGFGGILRRVDGVSFMEEYDSRGSLASRDIVARAIDNEMKKSGLDFVYLDITHRKKADILAHFPNIYEKCLSIGLDMTKDYIPVTPAAHYICGGVQVDEVGKTSIQRLYACGECSSTGLHGANRLASNSLLEAVVYAHRIFEDAKAIFPNLSYDESIPDWDESKVASLNEEILVTHNLRETQKLMSDYVGIVRSDFRLDRAMRRLGFLHEETEDFYKGTKLSVKLCELRNVIQVAYLIVKSAMQRKESRGLHFTTDYPQKSDSLHDTIL from the coding sequence ATGGCACATAGAAAGGTGGATTTTTTAATTATTGGCTCGGGAATAGCAGGATTGAGTTTCGCTTTGAAAGCTGCATCCTTAGGTAAAGTGTTGATTATCACGAAATCTAATGAAGATGAGTCTAATACTAAGTATGCGCAGGGTGGAGTAGCGGCAGTTGTGGATAAGTCTGATAGCTTTGAGAAGCATATCGTTGATACTGAGGTTGCTGGCGATGGTTTATGCCATCCACAAATTGTGGAAAACGTTGTGAAAGAAGCTCCAGAGCGTATTAAGGAGCTTATTGATTATGGTACAAATTTCGATAAGGTCGATGAGGGGCACTACGACTTAGCCCGCGAAGGTGGACATTCCAAGCATCGCATCCTCCATTACAAGGATATTACCGGTTATGAAATAGAGCGGGCATTGTTGGAACAAGTGCATGCTCACCCAAATATCGAGATGTTGACACATTATTTTGCAGTTGATCTCATTACTCAGCACCATAAGGGCGTACATGTGGATAAAGGTACTCCAGATATTACCTGTTACGGTCTATATGCTTTGGATACACGGACGAGTAGAATAGAGACATTTCTTAGTAGGGTGACTTTAATGGCGTCTGGCGGCGCGGGCCATGTTTATGCAAGTACAACGAATCCTACGATAGCTACAGGCGATGGAATTGCTATGGTTTACCGGGCGAAAGGGAAAGTACGTAATATGGAATTTATTCAGTTTCATCCCACCTCACTTTACAATCCGAAAGAGTCGCCAGCATTTTTGATATCAGAAGCTGTTAGGGGCTTTGGCGGTATTTTGCGGCGCGTGGATGGTGTTTCTTTTATGGAGGAATATGACTCCCGAGGTTCATTGGCATCACGGGATATCGTGGCTAGAGCAATCGACAATGAAATGAAGAAATCTGGTTTGGATTTTGTGTATTTGGACATTACGCATAGAAAGAAAGCAGATATATTGGCTCATTTTCCGAATATTTATGAGAAATGCCTTTCCATTGGATTAGACATGACTAAGGATTATATTCCGGTGACCCCAGCTGCACATTATATTTGTGGAGGTGTACAGGTCGATGAGGTGGGTAAAACGTCTATACAACGTCTCTATGCCTGCGGTGAGTGTTCTTCCACTGGTTTACACGGAGCTAATAGATTAGCTTCTAATTCGCTCTTAGAGGCGGTAGTGTATGCGCATCGTATTTTTGAGGATGCTAAGGCTATTTTTCCGAATTTATCTTATGATGAAAGTATCCCCGATTGGGATGAATCGAAAGTTGCTTCACTTAATGAGGAGATTTTGGTAACGCACAATCTTCGGGAAACGCAGAAATTAATGAGTGACTATGTAGGGATAGTGCGTTCTGATTTCCGCTTGGATCGTGCTATGCGCAGATTAGGTTTTTTACACGAGGAAACAGAGGATTTTTATAAGGGAACGAAGTTGTCTGTTAAGTTGTGTGAATTGCGCAATGTTATTCAGGTAGCCTATTTGATCGTTAAATCGGCGATGCAGCGTAAGGAAAGTAGAGGTTTACATTTTACGACGGATTATCCGCAAAAGTCAGACAGTTTACATGATACCATACTATAA
- the nadA gene encoding quinolinate synthase NadA, whose product MDTTFEKDLEAKGYIDEPVDPTLDLVAEIQRLKKEKNAVILAHYYQDAEIQDIADYIGDSLGLSQQAAKTDAEVIVFAGVHFMAETAKILSPSKKVLLPDLKAGCSLSDSCPPHLFAKFKEQYPDHLVITYVNCTAELKALSDIVCTSSNAVEIVESLPKDQKIIFGPDRNLGDYVKKKTGRDLVLWNGACMVHEIFSQDKIVDLRSQFPQAKFIAHPECEEHILSQADYIGSTSGMLKYTIENPAQQFIVATESGILHQMQKASPTKTFIPAPPNNVCACNDCPHMKLNTLEKLYNCLYYELPEVDLPADVVVRARKPIERMLEISERFGL is encoded by the coding sequence ATGGACACAACCTTCGAAAAAGATCTGGAGGCCAAAGGTTATATCGATGAGCCGGTAGATCCTACACTAGATCTTGTTGCTGAAATACAGCGACTTAAGAAAGAAAAGAATGCCGTTATCTTGGCGCATTATTACCAAGATGCTGAAATTCAAGATATTGCAGACTATATAGGGGATAGTTTGGGCTTATCTCAACAAGCGGCAAAGACCGATGCTGAGGTCATAGTTTTTGCTGGAGTTCATTTTATGGCAGAGACAGCAAAAATATTATCTCCGTCGAAAAAAGTACTGTTACCTGATTTAAAAGCGGGATGTTCGCTTTCGGATAGCTGTCCACCGCATTTATTTGCAAAATTTAAAGAGCAGTATCCTGATCATTTGGTGATTACATACGTAAACTGTACAGCAGAACTCAAAGCTTTGTCAGATATCGTGTGTACCTCAAGCAATGCAGTGGAGATTGTGGAAAGCTTGCCGAAGGATCAAAAGATAATTTTCGGTCCTGATCGTAACCTTGGCGACTATGTCAAAAAGAAAACAGGGCGCGATTTAGTTCTTTGGAACGGCGCTTGTATGGTACACGAGATTTTTTCGCAGGATAAAATCGTTGATCTACGGAGTCAATTTCCGCAAGCTAAGTTTATAGCGCATCCCGAATGTGAGGAACATATCCTAAGCCAAGCCGACTATATCGGTTCTACTTCAGGGATGTTGAAATACACTATTGAAAATCCGGCGCAGCAATTTATCGTAGCCACAGAATCAGGGATCTTGCACCAGATGCAAAAAGCCAGTCCGACAAAAACATTTATTCCGGCACCGCCAAATAATGTGTGTGCTTGTAACGACTGTCCACATATGAAATTGAATACACTGGAGAAACTGTATAATTGCTTATATTACGAACTTCCTGAAGTTGATCTACCGGCAGATGTGGTGGTGAGGGCTAGAAAACCTATCGAGCGCATGTTGGAGATTTCGGAACGTTTCGGTTTATAG
- a CDS encoding acetoacetate--CoA ligase produces MKNPLWRPSRQYQESSVLFDFQDYVRSFLSYDIQNYDDIYSWSVEQLEEFWEVLLQYFDISYSGDYQQVLNWDNSSTDFTEVKWFEGISLNYAAHIFKGRRAADIALYYTDEKYNYQELSWSGLRNKVSVLQQYLIDQGVQRGDRVVAVLTNSIEAIAIFLAVNSIGAIWSCCSPDFGDKSIVERFSLVSPKLLFIEMNYRYNGKDYSKENTLKAIKEGVFTLTECMQVDSPTWQKLFESYRPTDLVFTEVPFDFPIWILYSSGTTGKPKAITHRSGGNLIEHFKALAIHQNVQAGEKFLWYTTTGWMMWNYALSSLLCGASLCLFNGAISYNNHINFWDFVKRVKVDHLGAGASYFSAIHDLQIDGYQPKVIGSTGSPLPEATFENLQAKFPNAQIISLSGGTDVCSAFLSGCPLLPVYAGRIQCRTLGSAIVALNEEGEEVYDEVGELIIEKPMPSMPVFFWNDPGHVKYRESYFAARPGLWSHGDWIAIEETGAIMMYGRSDATLNRGGVRIGTAEIYNAVQTVDHILDSLVISTDESDGSSLMLLFLQMEDGYQVADIAQSLKDAIRTQYSPRHVPDLLFKVPDIPYTLSGKKMEIPIKKIFSGKELSAVASRDVVRNPDSLAAFKNIYDEMVNG; encoded by the coding sequence ATGAAAAATCCGCTTTGGCGTCCTTCGAGACAGTATCAGGAATCTTCCGTTCTATTTGATTTTCAGGATTATGTACGGAGTTTTTTGTCCTACGATATACAAAACTATGATGATATCTATTCATGGTCTGTCGAGCAATTAGAAGAATTTTGGGAAGTATTATTACAGTACTTTGATATCAGCTATAGTGGCGATTATCAACAGGTGCTAAACTGGGATAATAGTTCAACAGATTTCACGGAGGTAAAATGGTTTGAAGGGATTTCACTGAACTATGCAGCTCATATTTTTAAAGGTAGGCGGGCAGCTGATATAGCTTTGTATTACACCGATGAAAAGTATAATTATCAAGAATTAAGCTGGTCCGGTCTTCGTAATAAAGTATCTGTACTGCAGCAATATTTAATTGATCAGGGCGTGCAACGTGGCGATCGTGTGGTCGCAGTATTAACTAATAGCATCGAAGCAATAGCGATTTTTTTAGCCGTAAATTCCATCGGTGCGATTTGGTCCTGTTGTTCACCGGATTTTGGAGATAAGAGTATCGTAGAACGCTTTTCTCTAGTATCGCCCAAGCTGCTTTTCATAGAAATGAATTACCGCTACAACGGTAAGGATTATTCGAAAGAGAACACCTTGAAAGCTATTAAAGAGGGAGTTTTCACTCTAACGGAATGTATGCAAGTTGATAGTCCTACATGGCAGAAGCTGTTTGAAAGCTACAGGCCAACGGATTTAGTATTTACGGAGGTACCATTTGACTTTCCCATTTGGATACTATACTCATCGGGGACAACTGGGAAGCCCAAAGCTATAACGCATCGTTCGGGAGGAAACCTTATTGAACATTTCAAGGCGTTAGCAATCCACCAAAATGTGCAAGCTGGAGAGAAATTTTTGTGGTACACAACGACCGGTTGGATGATGTGGAACTATGCGCTTTCGAGCCTGTTATGCGGAGCCAGTCTTTGCCTGTTCAATGGTGCTATTTCCTACAATAATCATATAAACTTTTGGGACTTTGTAAAACGTGTCAAGGTGGATCATCTCGGAGCCGGTGCGTCCTATTTTTCTGCCATACATGATCTCCAAATAGATGGTTACCAGCCAAAGGTGATTGGTTCTACAGGGTCGCCATTACCGGAAGCTACTTTTGAAAATCTGCAGGCTAAATTTCCGAATGCCCAAATTATTTCCTTGAGTGGTGGAACAGATGTGTGTAGTGCCTTTCTTTCCGGATGTCCATTACTTCCGGTTTATGCGGGCAGAATCCAATGTAGGACATTAGGATCTGCGATTGTAGCGTTAAATGAAGAAGGGGAAGAAGTGTACGATGAGGTGGGAGAGCTTATAATAGAAAAACCGATGCCCTCTATGCCGGTATTTTTTTGGAATGACCCAGGTCATGTAAAATATAGGGAAAGTTATTTCGCCGCACGGCCAGGCCTATGGAGTCATGGCGACTGGATAGCTATTGAAGAGACGGGAGCAATTATGATGTACGGTCGATCGGATGCCACACTAAACCGCGGAGGTGTACGTATTGGCACAGCAGAGATATATAATGCCGTGCAAACGGTGGATCATATCTTGGACAGTCTTGTCATTAGCACGGATGAATCAGATGGTAGCTCGCTGATGTTGCTGTTTTTACAAATGGAAGACGGATATCAGGTAGCGGATATAGCGCAATCGCTGAAAGATGCTATTCGCACGCAATACAGTCCGAGGCATGTACCCGATCTTCTTTTTAAGGTACCCGATATACCCTATACCTTGAGTGGAAAAAAAATGGAAATACCTATCAAGAAGATTTTTTCGGGCAAAGAGCTATCAGCGGTCGCTTCGCGAGACGTGGTACGCAACCCTGATAGCTTGGCAGCGTTTAAAAACATCTATGATGAGATGGTAAACGGTTAA
- a CDS encoding gamma carbonic anhydrase family protein, protein MPTILPIKGISPLIGEEVYIADNATLVGDVTIGNHCSIWFNAVVRGDVNYIKIGDYTNIQDGVVVHCTYLKNGTDIGSYVNVGHQAIVHGCVVHDYVLIGMGAIVMDRAVVQSNVIIAAGAVVLEDSVLESGFLYAGVPAKKIKPLTEEQLAMLKQLPHNYVLYSSWLKPE, encoded by the coding sequence ATGCCGACAATTCTACCTATTAAAGGAATTTCGCCCCTTATTGGCGAAGAAGTATATATCGCTGATAATGCGACGCTGGTGGGCGATGTCACTATCGGAAATCATTGCTCTATATGGTTCAACGCTGTAGTTCGTGGAGACGTGAATTATATTAAGATTGGTGATTATACGAATATTCAGGACGGCGTAGTCGTGCATTGCACGTATTTGAAGAATGGCACGGACATAGGTAGTTATGTCAATGTCGGTCATCAGGCTATCGTTCACGGTTGTGTGGTTCACGACTATGTTTTAATAGGGATGGGGGCTATTGTTATGGATCGAGCTGTTGTGCAGTCGAATGTAATTATAGCTGCTGGCGCTGTTGTATTGGAAGATAGTGTGTTGGAAAGTGGATTTCTATATGCTGGTGTACCTGCAAAGAAAATTAAACCATTGACTGAAGAGCAATTAGCTATGTTGAAGCAGTTGCCGCATAACTACGTGCTCTACAGTTCTTGGTTGAAGCCGGAATAG
- the thiL gene encoding thiamine-phosphate kinase, translating into MFDNKERTDISELGEFGLIDYLTKAVEVNEPSTIKGIGDDAAVLDFSNKQTLISTDLLLEGIHFDLRYVPLKHLGYKAVQVNLSDIYAMNGIASQITFSIGLSSKFPLEAVEEIYEGALIACKKFNVDLIGGDTSASAQGLVISVTSIGHADKDKVVYRSGAKEGDLLCVSGDLGGAYVGLQLLEREKQIFLENPNIQPDLEGKDYIVERQLKPEARKDVVELFETYGIQPHAMIDVSDGLASEILHICKASKVGCKLYEEKIPVDPMTYETAREFGLDPTVCALSGGEDYELLFTVPQDQYDKVKNQLDISIIGYITEEAAGYEMVSKSGHVHSLKAQGWNAFKSDSTDKA; encoded by the coding sequence ATGTTTGATAACAAAGAACGAACAGATATTAGCGAATTGGGTGAATTCGGCTTGATCGATTATCTGACAAAGGCTGTGGAAGTCAACGAACCCTCTACGATAAAAGGAATAGGCGATGATGCTGCTGTGCTTGATTTTTCCAATAAACAGACACTCATTTCCACCGATCTTTTGTTGGAGGGCATACATTTTGACTTACGCTATGTGCCACTTAAACATTTGGGTTATAAGGCTGTTCAGGTTAATCTCAGCGATATCTATGCCATGAACGGTATTGCTTCGCAGATTACTTTTTCTATTGGACTATCTTCTAAATTTCCTTTGGAGGCAGTGGAGGAGATTTATGAAGGAGCATTGATTGCCTGTAAAAAATTTAATGTGGATCTTATTGGTGGCGATACCTCTGCTTCAGCACAAGGTTTAGTTATTTCTGTAACCAGTATTGGTCATGCCGATAAAGACAAAGTTGTTTATCGTTCCGGTGCGAAAGAAGGCGATTTACTTTGCGTAAGCGGCGATCTGGGTGGGGCTTATGTTGGTTTACAACTGTTAGAGCGTGAGAAGCAGATATTCTTAGAAAACCCTAACATTCAACCAGATCTGGAAGGTAAGGATTATATTGTAGAAAGACAGTTGAAGCCTGAGGCGCGTAAAGATGTGGTGGAACTCTTCGAAACATATGGTATACAACCACATGCTATGATTGATGTATCGGACGGGTTGGCTTCTGAAATTTTACACATCTGTAAAGCTTCTAAGGTAGGTTGTAAATTGTATGAAGAAAAGATCCCAGTCGATCCGATGACTTATGAGACAGCTCGTGAGTTTGGGCTCGACCCAACGGTATGTGCGCTTAGTGGTGGCGAAGACTACGAACTACTATTTACGGTTCCGCAGGACCAGTATGATAAAGTGAAAAATCAGTTAGATATTTCTATCATTGGATATATTACTGAAGAAGCTGCAGGTTACGAAATGGTATCAAAATCTGGTCACGTACACAGCTTAAAGGCACAGGGATGGAATGCTTTTAAGTCAGACAGTACAGATAAAGCTTAA